One segment of Asterias rubens chromosome 2, eAstRub1.3, whole genome shotgun sequence DNA contains the following:
- the LOC117304321 gene encoding uncharacterized protein LOC117304321 isoform X2, which yields MLNILAEFQKRKTDTAVEVKVAGGNVSQIGHWLDRKGFPPERFSWSMQCDGHLGTKMAQTFDSSFKKGNEIAVIIGSDIPAIDADILDAALDKLHRSDCEMILGPAKDDGYYLVGLRKEVKHKLGDLNSLFEGIEWGTSKVLQQQLDVASHSGIKVELMSQILTDVDTQDDLGEFERAVGVSLTDLKMPVLSVVIPVLNEEANIHAILTCIKENSSWPSYIEVIISDGGSLDCTVECVDQFAEENPEMKISVVQGGAGRGRQLNAGARAATGVNVLFLHADTRLPWAFDRYVLLTLAEPGNVAGAFNFSFDVLHSKEKHSQDKCSWWNRKQLQILERLVRLRCRVSELAYGDQALFMSRKIFDKAGMFPPFLLMEDYAMVKKLQKFGHLRIIQDVSVVTSARRLLKKGIIKTVIINRLMMVGYTIGIDPGTLGRFYYG from the exons ATGCTGAACATCTTGGCCGAGTTCCAGAAAAGAAAAACGGACACAGCTGTTGAAGTGAAAGTAGCGGGAGGCAACGTCAGTCAGATTGGCCACTGGCTGGACCGGAAGGGCTTCCCTCCTGAGAGATTTAGCTGGTCAATGCAGTGTGATGGCCACCTAGGAACCAAGATGGCTCAGACCTTTGATAGTTCCTTCAAGAAGGGAAATGAAATTGCAGTTATT ATTGGCAGTGACATTCCCGCTATTGACGCCGACATACTGGACGCTGCTTTGGATAAGTTGCATCGCTCGGACTGCGAGATGATCCTTGGTCCTGCAAAAGACGATGGATACTATCTGGTTGGCCTTCGGAAAGAAGTCAAGCACAAACTAG GTGATCTGAACAGCTTATTTGAAGGCATAGAGTGGGGGACATCCAAAGTACTCCAGCAGCAGTTGGATGTGGCTTCTCATTCCGGTATCAAGGTAGAGCTTATGTCACAAATCCTGACAGATGTG GACACACAAGATGACCTAGGAGAGTTTGAGAGGGCAGTTGGAGTGAGTTTAACTGACTTAAAGATGCCTGTTCTCTCTGTTGTAATACCAGTGCTGAATGAAGAAGCCAACATCCATGCTATTCTCACTTGTATCAAAGAG AACAGCTCCTGGCCGTCATATATAGAGGTTATCATCTCTGATGGAGGCAGTCTCGATTGCACTGTGGAATGTGTGGATCAATTTGCAGAAGAAAACCCAGAAATGAAGATCAGTGTTGTCCAAGGAGGTGCTG GCAGAGGCAGGCAGCTGAATGCCGGAGCACGAGCAGCCACAGGTGTTAATGTACTCTTTCTTCATGCGGACACTAGACTCCCATGGGCGTTTGATCGTTACGTCCTCCTGACATTGGCTGAACCTGGCAATGTTGCAGGGGCCTTCAATTTCAGTTTTGATGTTCTTCATTCCAAGGAGAAACACAG TCAGGATAAATGCAGCTGGTGGAATAGAAAACAGCTGCAGATTCTAGAAAGGCTGGTCAGGTTGAGGTGCAGAGTTTCag AACTTGCCTACGGAGATCAAGCACTTTTCATGTCCAGGAAAATCTTTGATAAAGCTGGCATGTTCCCACCGTTCCTTCTGATGGAAGACTATGCAATG GTCAAGAAGTTGCAGAAGTTTGGACATCTGAGAATCATTCAAGACGTGTCTGTGGTTACATCTGCTCGACGCTTACTGAAGAAGGGAATAATCAAG ACGGTGATTATTAACCGCTTGATGATGGTCGGATACACCATCGGTATTGATCCTGGTACATTGGGTCGTTTCTATTATGGTTAA